The Oncorhynchus nerka isolate Pitt River linkage group LG3, Oner_Uvic_2.0, whole genome shotgun sequence genome includes the window GGCTGTCATCTTCTGGTGGCCACACCTGGACGCCTCGTGGACATGATGGAGAGGGGCAAGATTGGCCTCGACTACTGCAAGTAAGTGGGACATTGGCTAGTGCTTACGAGTTGGCTAGTGCTTACGAGTTGGCTAGTGCTTACGAGTTGGCTAGTGCTTACGAGTTGGCTAGTGCTTACGAGTTGGCTAGTGCTTACGAGTTGGCTAGTGCTTACGAGTTGGCTAGTGCTTACGAGTTGGCTAGTGCTTACGAGTTGGCTAGTGCTTACGAGTTGGCTAGTGCTTACGAGTTGGCTGTTTCTGTTGTCCCCGTCAGCTACCTGGTGCTGGATGAGGCTGACAGGATGTTGGACATGGGTTTTGAGCCCCAGATCAGACGCATCGTGGAGCAGGACACCATGCCCCCTAAAGGCATCCGTCAGACCATGATGTTCAGCGCTACCTTCCCCAAGGAGATTCAGGTACACTCGCCCCCAGTAGTGACGAAAGCTTGAGAAACTGAGTCAAACCCTTAGTGTGTTTCTGACTGTTTCTGACTGTGTAGATGCTGGCGCGTGACTTCCTGGAGGACTATATCTTCCTGGCTGTGGGCCGCGTGGGCTCCACCTCTGAGAACATCACTCAGAAGGTGGTTTGGGTGGAGGACGGTGACAAGCGGTCCTTCCTCCTGGACCTGCTGAATGCTACAGGTAAGAAACACGAAGACACCAACTCaaactattcacacacacacacattcactcacaaATAAACCAAACTCTATCCTAAACACATGTATAACATTCAGTCAGATTGAAACTAATTCATAACACTTGATTTTTATCTAAGAGGGTTCATTGTTAGTCTATTCCCTTGCCCCAGCCACCTGTCTGTCCGTCACAAAGTAAATGAACATCCACGTGGACACAATTGTGTCTCCTAAACTAGTTGGCATGATGAACCTTCACCATTCTCCTCTGGGTGAAACAGAGGGTGGTTGATGGGAAAGCGCTAGTTATCATATCTGTTAAATTTTCAATTTCTCCACACTGCCTTTGGTTTACTTTGCTGGGCGGTTTGGTTTTATCTAGTCATTCCCAGTGACGCTCCTGATGTTCAGGAGGCTGCAGTGACACCTGGTAAGTATTATTATGGTACTTATAACCCCTAGTCTGACCCTCCCAACTGGCAAACATCCCACTCCTCATCCTCCCCACATCCCTTTCTTTCTCCTTTCATCATTTCTCATAGGAGCTTTAGGGCCATAAATAAAGCTTGCCGTCTCTGGGCCATGGGAATCCTGCCCGTAGTTCAGCGGTGGGCAACTCCAAGTCATGGAGAGCTGTGGTGTGCAGGCTTTTATTCCAGCCCAATGCGAAGACACTAATTTGAGTCTAAATGACACCATGGtgcctccaggaccagggttggccTGCCTTGTCATTTGAAACAGCAGTAACACTTGTAACCCTAAAGGTTTCTAAGTGGAGCACAACTTGTTGCTTTtaattttcctctcctctctttttggAAAAGGGAGTGTTTCTGGCTTGGTGTTACTGTCTGGAATGAttttcaacacacacactggatgtgTAGGGGGATTTTAAGGACACGTGGGATGTTTGCATTTGGGAACTGAGCTACACCTTCTGTTAGTCACGCAGTTACATCTTGTAtaggttgagtgtgtgtgtgtctatggtaAATAAAGTACACACAAATCCCTCTGTATTAGCATTTCAGGCCTTTCAAACAAATGATCTTGTGCATCAGCCTTAACACTCTCGACGTGCCAACGTTTCCTTGGCAACTAGTAAAACAGCCTAACACTCTCGTGGAGATTAACAAATAGCCTAGATGTCACAGGACGCTAGGACCAAAGCAAGCAGACCTCTTCATCACCGTGGTAACTAGGCCCTAAGAGGTGAACATGCATGTAGATATCCTAGCCCTGTTTTGAATACTTAGAAAAGACAACCTCACGGAAGGAGTGATGTCTTTGATATGACTGGATAGATGAATGTTCGGCTTCCATGCCATACGATGTTATCCTTCACCTATCAAACATGTCAGATCAGTAATTGATCTAAGGAAAACAGGATGCATTTTACACACCTGGTCCTGGACTCCCATCGTTCAGTGTTGCCATGCCAACCATACCAAACACGGCCTATCTGCCACTGAGGAAACGGGCACAGGATCATCAGAGAATATCAATGCTCCCCCATCACTATCTCCATAACACCACCATCCAGTTTCACTATCCAGTGTTTGCTCTGATAGCCATTAATGCCGTGTTAGTCCACTGTAGATAAAACAATGATGCTACTCTATAGTACCATTCCAAATGGCTGTGAAGACTGATTCTGATATGAGGACATTTGGCATCTGTAAAACAGAAACAATAATTTAATGGTTGTCAGTGAAAGCAAAGCCACTTCTGCACCCCCTTGTCTCCATTTTTCAGTTGCCATTTTGTTTATTTTCACCACGGTGACTGGGTCGGGCACATCACCTGCTGTTTTGAGTTCCTGCTCCCATCTCCCCAGTGTCTGAAGTCTTATTCCCACTCATCGCCTGTGAGCTCAGTACGGTTTCTTCCTTcctcttttattctctctctccggctctctAGGTAAGGAGTCTCTGACGTTAGTGTTTGTGGAAACCAAGAAGGGAGCGGATGCCCTGGAGGACTTCCTGTACCGCGAGGGCTACGCCTGCACCAGTATCCACGGAGATCGCtcccagagagacagggaggaggcgCTGAACCAGTTCCGCTCTGGACGCTGCCCCATTCTGGTGGCCACCGCGGTACGACAACACACGCACGCTCGCACTCTGTCAACACAGAAGTAGTTGTCATTCTCTTGCATGCATCTGAACGTATCAGGATTTGTATTGAAGCTACATCTGTAACGTTGATCACCACAGTCTTCCCCCCGCCGGTTGAATAGTGTTTCCCTTTGTGACTGACTGCCTGTTCTGTCTCTCATCCAGGTGGCTGCTCGTGGTCTGGACATCTCCAACGTCAAGCATGTCATCAACTTTGACCTGCCCAGCGACATCGAAGAGTACGTTCACCGTATTGGTCGTACCGGTCGTGTGGGGAACCTGGGTGAGTGGGACTAGTGTTTGACATGTATTTACTGTGTGTCATGTAGGGGTGGGTAGGAGTTTGACCCGGCCCATCTCTAACACTCCTTGGTCCTGTTCATAAGGGCAGGCGGAGAAAGTTGTAGAACGCTTTGCTGCGAAAAACAGGAAGGAGCTTTCTTTTGTTTGCTGCATATTTAACATGACCCTGACTAAATGGATAAAATACTAAATTATCCTTGGATAAAGGCGAAAGGCTTCGGGAAAGGTGAAGTTCGAGAGCCGCGCGTCCCCTGAAAcacaaccaagctgcactgcttcttgatacaatgcccacttaacccgtaAGCCAGCTGTACCAATGTGTGGGAGGAAACATCATACACCTGGCGACTGTCACCCGGCACTGctcccggcccaccacaggagtcgctggtgcgcgatgggacaaggacatccctgccggccaaacccaccTCCAACCCTGAcgatactgggccaattgtgtgccgccccatgggtctcctggtcacagcagagcctggacttgaaccaagaatctctagtggcacagctagcactgcgatgcagtgccttagaccactgtgccactcaggaggcccactGGTGCACGTTTAACGGAAGGTCGGGGTGCCGGTGAACAACAGTGACGTGTGTGTTGGTCATGCGCATCTGTGTATCACTTCTCATATAATTGGGATGCTAAGAAACGAGTAACTCTAAAACCACCGTATTGAGCCCTGTCCTCTCGTCTGTGTGTAGGTCTGGCCACGTCGTTCTTTAACGACAAGAACAGCAACATCACCAAAGACCTGCTGGACATCCTGGTGGAGGCCAAGCAGGAAGTACCCTCCTGGCTGGAGAGCCTGGGTTACGAGAACCAGCACAAGGGCACCACGGGACGCGGACGCTCTAAGAGGTACACACTCTCGCACACCTTTTCAGGGATGTTAAATGGACCACTTATGTTGAATTTATTGTCAAAGGAGAACACTAACTACATGTTCTGTGTAtttttgtctctccctctgctaGGTTTTCCTCTGGTGGATTTGGTGCCAGGGACTACCGCCAGACGCCCGGCGGCGGTGGCTTTGGTGGTGGTGGACGCGGCGGCCCTCGCACCGGAGGTCACGGAGGGGGAGGAAGTCGTGGCGGCTTCGGTGGAGGTAAACGCTCGGCCCTCTTCAGAACCATTCTAAATGTCACTTGAGTTTTTATCATGATCTTTTGGAATGAATGTTTCAATCATGTGTGAGGGGAGATCTCTGCAGTTATAACTGAATTTATTGGACTTTCTATCTTCCCAGGTGGCTTTGGAGGCGGGAACTCCTATGGTGGTAACGACGCTGGCTACGGTGGCAACTACAGCCACTCCGGTAGTGGAACTGACTGGTGGGGCAACTAGTCGCCATTGCAAACGGGTTGCCACGCCAACCAAACTCATCCTCTCACGGAAACCACATGTTGACTACGCCAGACTAAAACACCCCCTACCCCCTCACTCAACCCTGTGTAGTTTCACTGACACACAGTACATTGCACACACTGTGATTCTCTGCCCTTTCGCTTCTCTCACAAGGAGCAAGACGCAACGCCAAGACAACCAGCGCAGCGCCGATCTATTGGAGAAGAGCAGAGATTTGCACATTTTTCAGATAAAAGGAGTGCTCACATGTATGGTCTGATATAGCAACTCGGACCAAAACAGCAAATCCTATCTTTGTATAAACGGAAAAGAAACCCAAGAATAACCTGAGGATCATTTGTATGTTAATGTACTGTGCCTTTTGAATTTAGACAGGACTAATTCTGTGTCATTTCACCAAATGAATGTTGGCCAAGAGCTCTgaattattgttatttatttggtGAAAAAAGAAGCATAGAAGAGAACTGCTTGTACTTAATCAAACCTTGGCAAACACTGGGGCATTGTGGCTCGTTCGAGTCATGAATCCATTTGAACCTTCCAAaattgtcgcagtgacatcatgtaGCCTTTTCTCGGGTTCAACCCAGAGTTCCAACAGCTAACATCACTGTAGCATCCGACATCACTGGGCCGTTCTCCTAGTGTGGCTAATAGAACTGTATTCTAATCTTTAAGGGACGAAGAGTTCGAttactttttcttttttttgctcaCTCTATCCTGGATAGGCTCGTCTATAAAGGATACGGTAGTCTTTCGAAAAGCCATTCCAGATCTCTTAACACTTAAAGTCATTAACCTCCGTGCTAACAAACGCACACTGGGGTTTAATTCAAACAACACAAACACTCAATGTTGTAACTTGTTACTCCACATCTATTGActtgacagtgttatggcagctAGTAAAGTTAACTTAACGCTAGCTACATTAACTGGGCGGTGTTTTTATTTAGATTTAAACTCCAAACATTTGAAGTGGGCGCATGCGCAGTATttgaaaaacagttttttttttttttttgagtgaAATGTTTCTCCACACCTGTAACAAAAAAATGGCGCCATCTTGGAAGTGAAGTTCAAAATGGCTCCATAAGGACCACAGAGTCGGGGGTGCACAGCGTGGGAAGGGCACAGTGTGGCGCGACGTTAACGTTAAACCGTCTTACCGTTGACCGAGCGGTGGAGCCGGTATTCTACGCATGCTAGTGTTTTGTTTTTTGGTCAAGGAGATATAAGACAAATGAACTGAGTCGCAGGCTTAACTTAATTACAACCCTTTTCTCTTTTCAAGCTGCGTTGGAGGTTCATCTGTCAGAGACAGGAGGAgtccatcactaagggttaaccAGTCAGAAAGCAAATGGACTGTTCAGAGTAGGACAGTTGTGCCCTGGGCTGGTGTTATGGGGTGGTCAGGGGTTTGGGCTCAAGTTCAGTGCGCCAACATTGCTTTGGTTTCCATTGCTGCTTACCGTAGCTATGGAGGTGGCCAAAGCTGGGCAACTTTTGTCCCCTTATGGTATATATATGTACTGTCAACTCCTCTGGGGGTTTGTCTGCTTTAGATGTGTATAAAGCTCTGGTACCGAATGGCCAGACGAGGCTTTTCCACTCAGAGGAGCAGCTGAGGAGGGAAGGGGCATTTGGCGAGCTCGAAGTGCGCTATGTTTCTTCTCAAGTGTGTTGTGCCTTTCAACACTTTTTAAATTGAACTTAAAAAGTGGATGCACTGACAGTGTTTGAGAACTTTGATTGAATGGTGCTACTTGAGTTTCAGTGTGTAGGCCCTCGTTAGTTGTCGTGCCCATCAAGTTTTACAAAAGTTATTTTATTGCACATTTAGAGTTTTATATAAATGTCTTGAATACGTGTCCTTAAGCTTCCAAATATTGTTCGAGGAGATTGTGGAAAAAACGCAGCTTGTTTACAAAGGGGAAGGGTTCTCAACATTTAACCAGGATTTTTTTGGGACCAGGGGATTAAGCAGTTGGAATTTAGCCATTTGCACACAGATTTCTAGATTCTACTTTTGCTGCTAGTTTTGTGTAATTTATTAAGCATTTTTGAGAAATATTTATTTTTCTAAGCCTCAAAGTGGTTCTTTGAAAGTTTCAAGAAACTTGACCAAAAGACGGTAACAAACACTGGCACTTGAATGTTGAATGTCACCTGTATGCGTGAAATTTATATTTCGGGGTAGTGTGAGCTTTTTAATGTTTAAGACATATTGGACTctgtcaataataataataataatatctgcAGTTGTTTTGAGGCCTTGGGCCCTGACATATCTAAATACTAGCTagatagtctgattggccttcaAAAGAAAACATGGAATTAAACAGACATGCCAAGGTTTGGAATTAAA containing:
- the LOC115113392 gene encoding ATP-dependent RNA helicase DDX3X-like isoform X2 codes for the protein MSHVVVDNPHGLDQQLAGLDLNSDGQGGGTGRRYIPPHLRNKEVSKNDSPGGWDGGRSNGFTNGYHDNRNGGRGGPPRNDRGFGGGQDGGGWGSAPRQDAAYNSFGGRGKSSFYSDRGSTGGRGGYQRGGYGGGGGNNRWQEDSRDDEDWSKPSPANERLEAELFSTGNTGINFEKYDDIPVEATGSNCPPHIDSFHDVDMGEIIMSNIALTHYTRPTPVQKYAIPVIKSKRDLMACAQTGSGKTAAFLVPVLSQIYTQGPGDAAAAAKNGQDSGKYGRRKQYPLSLVLAPTRELALQIYEESRKFAYRSRVRPCVVYGGADIGQQIRDLERGCHLLVATPGRLVDMMERGKIGLDYCNYLVLDEADRMLDMGFEPQIRRIVEQDTMPPKGIRQTMMFSATFPKEIQMLARDFLEDYIFLAVGRVGSTSENITQKVVWVEDGDKRSFLLDLLNATGKESLTLVFVETKKGADALEDFLYREGYACTSIHGDRSQRDREEALNQFRSGRCPILVATAVAARGLDISNVKHVINFDLPSDIEEYVHRIGRTGRVGNLGLATSFFNDKNSNITKDLLDILVEAKQEVPSWLESLGYENQHKGTTGRGRSKRFSSGGFGARDYRQTPGGGGFGGGGRGGPRTGGHGGGGSRGGFGGGGFGGGNSYGGNDAGYGGNYSHSGSGTDWWGN
- the LOC115113392 gene encoding ATP-dependent RNA helicase DDX3X-like isoform X1, which produces MSHVVVDNPHGLDQQLAGLDLNSDGQGGGTGRRYIPPHLRNKEVSKNDSPGGWDGGRSNGFTNGYHDNRNGGRGGPPRNDRGFGGGQDGGGWGSAPRQDAAYNSFGGRGKSSFYSDRGSTGGRGGYQRGGYGGGGGNNRWQEDSRDDEDWSKPSPANERLEAELFSTGNTGINFEKYDDIPVEATGSNCPPHIDSFHDVDMGEIIMSNIALTHYTRPTPVQKYAIPVIKSKRDLMACAQTGSGKTAAFLVPVLSQIYTQGPGDAAAAAKNGQDSGKYGRRKQYPLSLVLAPTRELALQIYEESRKFAYRSRVRPCVVYGGADIGQQIRDLERGCHLLVATPGRLVDMMERGKIGLDYCNYLVLDEADRMLDMGFEPQIRRIVEQDTMPPKGIRQTMMFSATFPKEIQMLARDFLEDYIFLAVGRVGSTSENITQKVVWVEDGDKRSFLLDLLNATVIPSDAPDVQEAAVTPGKESLTLVFVETKKGADALEDFLYREGYACTSIHGDRSQRDREEALNQFRSGRCPILVATAVAARGLDISNVKHVINFDLPSDIEEYVHRIGRTGRVGNLGLATSFFNDKNSNITKDLLDILVEAKQEVPSWLESLGYENQHKGTTGRGRSKRFSSGGFGARDYRQTPGGGGFGGGGRGGPRTGGHGGGGSRGGFGGGGFGGGNSYGGNDAGYGGNYSHSGSGTDWWGN